From a region of the Thiomicrorhabdus sp. genome:
- the nuoF gene encoding NADH-quinone oxidoreductase subunit NuoF: protein MVVQNENCFRLNHLDNSWDIDVYIANGGYEVWKKVVAGEIEPNEIIEEVKTSNIRGRGGAGFPTGLKWSFMNRFAPGQKYIVCNSDEGEPGTFKDRDILRYNPHALVEGMAIAGYVIGASAGYNYIRGEFWEPYQRFNNAIKQAREAGLLGKDILGTGWDFDLYTHLGAGAYICGEETALIESIEGKKGQPRFKPPFPASYGLYGKPTTINNTETLASIPMILAKGGDWFNDLGVENAGGTKCYSVSGHVNAPGNFEVRMGTPFKDLLELAGGIWKGRELKAVIPGGASTAILPAEKAMAMNMDYDSIAKAGSFLGAGSVIIMDDQTDIVKVMQNLAHFYWDESCGQCTPCREGTGWLYRVLTRIVNGKGRPEDIVALKDVSGKIMGNVICGLGDAATIALTSALEHYEHEFQHYIEHGCSILDRK, encoded by the coding sequence ATGGTCGTACAAAACGAAAACTGTTTCCGTTTAAACCACCTTGATAACTCTTGGGATATTGATGTTTATATCGCCAATGGTGGTTATGAAGTCTGGAAAAAAGTGGTAGCAGGAGAAATCGAACCCAATGAAATTATTGAAGAAGTAAAAACTTCTAATATTCGTGGACGTGGTGGAGCCGGTTTTCCTACGGGCTTGAAATGGAGTTTTATGAACCGTTTCGCTCCTGGACAGAAATACATTGTTTGTAACTCTGATGAAGGTGAACCTGGTACTTTTAAAGATAGAGATATTCTTCGTTATAACCCGCATGCATTAGTTGAAGGTATGGCTATTGCAGGCTACGTTATTGGTGCCTCTGCAGGATATAACTATATTCGCGGTGAGTTCTGGGAACCGTATCAACGTTTTAATAATGCCATCAAACAAGCAAGAGAAGCTGGCCTATTAGGTAAAGATATTCTTGGTACTGGTTGGGACTTTGATTTATATACTCATTTAGGTGCTGGTGCCTATATTTGTGGTGAAGAGACCGCTTTGATTGAGTCAATTGAAGGTAAGAAAGGTCAGCCACGTTTTAAACCACCATTTCCAGCGAGCTATGGTTTATACGGTAAACCTACAACAATTAACAATACTGAGACCCTTGCTTCAATTCCAATGATTCTTGCTAAAGGTGGAGATTGGTTTAACGACTTAGGTGTTGAAAATGCTGGTGGAACAAAATGTTATTCAGTATCTGGACATGTTAATGCACCAGGAAACTTTGAAGTTCGTATGGGTACGCCATTTAAAGATTTGCTTGAACTTGCAGGTGGTATCTGGAAAGGCCGTGAATTAAAAGCGGTAATTCCTGGTGGAGCTTCTACAGCTATTTTGCCAGCTGAAAAAGCCATGGCAATGAATATGGATTATGACTCTATTGCTAAAGCAGGGTCGTTCCTTGGTGCTGGTTCGGTAATTATTATGGATGATCAAACAGATATCGTAAAAGTAATGCAGAATTTAGCACACTTTTATTGGGACGAATCTTGTGGTCAATGTACACCATGCCGTGAAGGAACAGGTTGGTTATACCGTGTTTTAACTCGTATTGTTAATGGTAAAGGTCGTCCTGAAGATATCGTGGCATTAAAAGATGTATCAGGAAAAATTATGGGTAATGTAATTTGTGGTTTAGGTGATGCAGCCACTATCGCATTAACCAGTGCTTTAGAGCACTATGAGCATGAATTCCAGCACTATATTGAACATGGTTGCAGTATTTTAGATCGTAAATAA